A stretch of the Fodinicurvata sediminis DSM 21159 genome encodes the following:
- a CDS encoding ATP-grasp domain-containing protein: MSKIHVIHENDAWTDPLIAALEARNLPYASWHMAEDRFAAEGFDPTGTPPEGIFYSRMSASAHTRGNRFAPEFTASVLPWLEAHGRRVINNSRALNLEVSKLAQYAALEAAGIRTPRTLGAVGREATLQAARRLGETPFILKPNRGGTGAGVQLVNSLDELAAILDNPATEAPLDGTWLVQQYIRAAEPAITRCELIGGKFFYAVRVDTSKGFDLCPADVCEIPAEDDDSQAFGFCPAGEADSGSSQEKFQIIEGFHDPILERYAAFIAANGIEVSGIEFIRNEAGEIFTYDVNTNTNYNARAEEKAGLSGMDELARFLGRELEPCESRRKAA; encoded by the coding sequence ATGTCAAAGATCCACGTGATCCATGAAAACGATGCCTGGACCGATCCCCTGATTGCCGCGCTGGAAGCGCGCAATCTGCCTTACGCCTCCTGGCACATGGCCGAGGATCGCTTTGCTGCCGAGGGCTTCGACCCCACCGGCACGCCCCCCGAAGGCATCTTCTACAGCCGCATGAGCGCTTCGGCTCACACGCGTGGCAACCGCTTCGCACCGGAGTTCACGGCCAGCGTCCTGCCTTGGCTGGAAGCTCACGGCCGCCGTGTAATCAACAACAGTCGCGCCCTCAACCTGGAGGTCAGCAAGCTGGCCCAGTACGCTGCGCTCGAAGCGGCCGGAATCCGTACCCCGCGCACCCTGGGTGCCGTTGGCCGCGAGGCCACGCTGCAGGCGGCGCGCCGGCTGGGCGAGACGCCTTTTATCCTGAAGCCCAACCGCGGTGGCACCGGCGCAGGCGTACAGCTGGTCAATTCGCTGGACGAACTGGCTGCCATCCTGGACAACCCGGCCACCGAAGCTCCGCTGGACGGCACATGGCTGGTCCAGCAGTACATCCGTGCCGCCGAGCCGGCGATCACACGCTGTGAATTGATCGGTGGGAAGTTCTTCTATGCTGTCCGCGTGGACACCAGCAAGGGTTTCGACCTCTGCCCGGCCGATGTCTGCGAGATCCCGGCAGAGGATGATGACAGTCAGGCGTTCGGCTTCTGCCCTGCAGGCGAAGCCGACAGCGGCTCTTCCCAAGAGAAGTTCCAGATCATCGAGGGTTTTCACGATCCGATCCTGGAGCGCTATGCCGCCTTCATCGCCGCCAACGGGATCGAGGTCTCCGGCATCGAGTTCATTCGCAACGAAGCGGGCGAGATATTCACCTACGACGTCAACACCAACACAAACTACAACGCCCGCGCCGAGGAAAAGGCCGGCCTGTCCGGCATGGATGAACTTGCCCGTTTCCTTGGCCGCGAACTGGAGCCGTGTGAAAGCCGCCGCAAGGCAGCCTGA